The following proteins come from a genomic window of Oscillospiraceae bacterium:
- a CDS encoding HAD-IIB family hydrolase encodes MGQFEHILLASDLDGTLYNRARQVSEPNRAAIRRFTEAGGRFTVATGRAIQAFAQPRTEIPLNAPVILANGALVCDYDEGRVLRSVPLAGDYLSVCASVREAFPEVAVEAHLLTGIWVVGSNGSSRAHLSAVRVSATQAPSLADVPGGWLKALFVGEAAALQALGDWFRPRYGGRYDLCFSHANLLEMQHKEANKGAALLWLADALSIPRARVFCVGDQENDLPMLRAAVSFAPANAAPAVRAAVRRIVSDCDDHALAAVIDILPTFV; translated from the coding sequence ATGGGACAATTTGAGCATATCTTGCTGGCGTCCGATCTGGACGGCACACTTTACAACCGGGCGCGGCAGGTGTCGGAGCCCAACCGGGCCGCGATCCGGCGGTTCACCGAGGCGGGCGGGCGGTTCACCGTGGCCACGGGGCGGGCGATTCAAGCGTTCGCACAGCCGCGCACGGAGATCCCGCTGAACGCCCCGGTCATTTTGGCAAATGGCGCGCTCGTCTGCGACTACGACGAGGGCCGGGTGCTGCGGTCCGTTCCGCTCGCCGGCGACTATCTGTCCGTGTGCGCTTCTGTCCGGGAAGCCTTCCCGGAGGTCGCCGTTGAGGCGCACCTGCTGACGGGGATCTGGGTCGTCGGGAGCAATGGGTCGTCGCGCGCGCATCTCTCCGCCGTCCGGGTCTCCGCCACACAGGCGCCGTCTCTGGCGGACGTCCCGGGCGGCTGGCTGAAGGCGCTGTTTGTGGGCGAAGCGGCGGCGCTGCAGGCGTTGGGCGACTGGTTCCGCCCGCGGTACGGGGGTCGGTACGATCTCTGCTTCTCCCACGCGAACCTGTTGGAGATGCAGCACAAGGAGGCCAACAAGGGCGCGGCGCTGCTTTGGTTGGCCGACGCCCTGTCGATTCCGCGCGCGCGGGTCTTCTGTGTAGGCGATCAGGAGAACGACCTGCCCATGCTGCGCGCGGCGGTCTCCTTTGCCCCGGCAAACGCCGCTCCGGCGGTCCGCGCCGCGGTCCGCCGCATTGTCTCCGACTGCGACGACCACGCCCTCGCGGCCGTCATCGACATTCTGCCGACATTTGTGTGA